A window of the Buchnera aphidicola (Aphis glycines) genome harbors these coding sequences:
- the rpmE gene encoding 50S ribosomal protein L31, with amino-acid sequence MKKKIHPYYSQIKAICSCGNTIEFFSTINHNLNLDICSKCHPFYTGKQRIIDTGGRVERFKKRFKMTKSETS; translated from the coding sequence ATGAAAAAAAAAATACATCCTTATTATTCTCAAATAAAAGCTATTTGTTCATGTGGTAATACAATTGAATTTTTTTCAACTATTAATCACAATCTAAATTTAGATATATGCTCTAAATGTCACCCATTTTATACTGGAAAACAAAGAATCATCGATACTGGAGGACGTGTTGAAAGATTTAAAAAGCGTTTTAAAATGACTAAATCAGAAACATCATAA
- the hslV gene encoding ATP-dependent protease subunit HslV: MTTILSVRLKNKVVIGGDGQATLGNTIMKSNVKKIRTLYHEKVIAGFAGGTADAFTLFDMFEKKLSMYQGQLQRSAIELARDWRSDKMLRKLEALLAVADKSSSLIITGNGDVIQPEDDLIAIGSGGSYAQSAARALIENTNLNAKKIVEKSLKIAANICIYTNHIFTIKELVSEK, from the coding sequence GTGACCACAATATTAAGTGTAAGATTAAAAAATAAGGTAGTAATCGGAGGTGATGGGCAGGCAACTTTAGGCAATACTATTATGAAAAGTAATGTCAAAAAAATTAGAACTCTATATCATGAAAAAGTAATTGCTGGTTTCGCAGGAGGTACCGCAGATGCTTTTACGCTATTTGATATGTTCGAAAAAAAATTATCTATGTATCAAGGTCAATTGCAGCGATCAGCTATTGAATTAGCAAGAGACTGGAGATCTGATAAAATGCTTAGAAAATTAGAAGCATTATTAGCGGTTGCTGATAAAAGTAGTTCATTAATTATTACTGGAAATGGAGATGTAATACAACCTGAAGATGATTTAATTGCCATCGGATCGGGAGGATCTTATGCTCAATCAGCTGCTCGTGCATTAATAGAAAATACTAATCTTAATGCTAAAAAAATTGTAGAAAAGTCACTAAAAATTGCTGCAAATATTTGCATATATACAAATCACATTTTTACTATAAAAGAATTAGTTTCAGAAAAATAA
- the hslU gene encoding HslU--HslV peptidase ATPase subunit, with translation MPEMTPLQIVSELDKFIIGQEKAKKAVSIALRNRWRRMQLSDELRQEITPKNILMIGPTGVGKTEIARRLAKLANSPFIKVEATKFTEVGYVGKEVDSIIRDLTDAAIKIIKIKNIEKNKAKVEEIVEERILDILVPRPKSNWKENENNESLINTLQIFRKKLREGVLDDKEIEINLLSSNMGVEIMAPPGMEELTSQLQSLFQNLSGHKKNTRRLKIKDAILLLKEEEASKLVNLEDIKKEAINAVEQNGIVFIDEIDKICRRSDISGPDVSREGVQRDLLPLIEGCTVSTKYGMVKTDHILFITSGAFQTSTPSDLIPELQGRLPIKVELNALTIDDFEKILTEPTASITTQYKALMKTEGVYINFTKSGIRHIAEAAWRVNESMENIGARRLHTILEKLMEDISFNANNISGQTIAIDEKYVGKHLNKLISNEDISRFIL, from the coding sequence ATGCCTGAAATGACTCCTCTTCAAATTGTTTCTGAACTTGACAAATTTATTATAGGTCAAGAAAAAGCCAAAAAAGCTGTATCTATTGCATTGAGAAATCGTTGGCGCAGAATGCAATTAAGTGATGAACTAAGACAAGAAATCACACCTAAAAACATTTTAATGATCGGACCTACTGGAGTTGGAAAAACAGAAATTGCTAGAAGATTGGCAAAGTTAGCTAATTCTCCATTTATCAAAGTAGAAGCGACTAAATTTACAGAAGTAGGATATGTAGGAAAAGAAGTAGATTCAATTATTCGAGACTTAACAGATGCAGCTATAAAAATAATTAAAATTAAAAATATTGAAAAAAATAAAGCTAAAGTAGAAGAAATCGTCGAAGAAAGAATACTTGACATTTTAGTTCCAAGACCAAAAAGTAATTGGAAAGAAAACGAAAATAATGAAAGTCTCATAAACACTCTACAAATATTTCGAAAAAAATTAAGAGAAGGTGTTCTTGATGATAAAGAAATTGAAATTAATTTATTATCCAGCAATATGGGTGTTGAAATCATGGCCCCCCCGGGCATGGAAGAATTAACAAGTCAATTACAATCTTTATTTCAAAATTTAAGTGGTCATAAAAAAAACACAAGAAGATTAAAAATTAAAGATGCGATTCTATTGTTAAAAGAAGAGGAGGCTTCAAAATTAGTTAATTTAGAAGATATTAAAAAAGAAGCTATTAACGCAGTAGAGCAAAATGGAATAGTATTTATCGATGAAATTGATAAAATATGTAGACGTAGCGATATATCTGGACCAGATGTTTCAAGAGAAGGAGTTCAAAGAGATTTACTTCCATTAATTGAAGGCTGTACTGTATCCACTAAATACGGAATGGTAAAAACAGATCATATTTTGTTTATTACATCTGGCGCTTTTCAAACATCAACACCTTCTGATTTAATACCGGAGCTGCAAGGTAGGCTGCCGATTAAAGTAGAACTAAATGCATTAACAATAGATGATTTTGAAAAAATACTTACTGAACCAACTGCTTCAATTACAACTCAATATAAAGCTTTAATGAAAACAGAAGGAGTATATATAAATTTTACAAAATCAGGTATTAGACATATTGCAGAAGCAGCGTGGCGAGTTAATGAGTCAATGGAAAATATAGGAGCCCGAAGATTACATACTATCTTAGAAAAGTTAATGGAAGATATTTCTTTTAATGCTAATAATATTAGCGGTCAAACAATTGCAATAGATGAAAAATATGTTGGTAAGCACTTAAATAAATTAATATCTAATGAAGATATTAGCCGTTTTATTTTATAA
- a CDS encoding Hsp20 family protein, translated as MSYRSFSFLPNVNHNSVFSNRFNQIDKMFSTLTGEKPLSDTPLYNLIEVNEKKYILTLNIAGYEEKDLDISVHKNQLIIQGKKEKQNQKNEKIEKYLHKDITFSNFSLNFNFYHKIKVNKADLSLGLLELHFECQIPDEEKPKKISINNNSIQIQNK; from the coding sequence ATGTCTTATCGTTCATTTTCTTTCTTACCAAATGTAAACCATAATAGTGTTTTTTCAAATAGATTTAATCAAATTGATAAAATGTTCAGCACTTTAACTGGAGAAAAACCACTATCTGACACTCCACTATACAATCTTATAGAAGTTAACGAAAAAAAATATATATTAACATTAAACATTGCTGGATATGAAGAAAAAGATTTAGATATATCTGTTCATAAAAATCAATTAATAATTCAAGGAAAAAAAGAAAAACAAAATCAAAAAAATGAAAAAATAGAAAAATATTTACATAAAGATATTACATTTAGTAATTTTTCTTTGAATTTTAATTTTTATCATAAAATAAAAGTAAATAAAGCAGATCTATCTTTAGGTTTGCTAGAATTACATTTTGAATGCCAAATTCCGGACGAAGAAAAACCTAAAAAAATATCCATTAACAATAATAGTATTCAAATTCAAAACAAGTAA
- a CDS encoding ferredoxin--NADP(+) reductase: MNPWINAQVLEIKKWTKNLFSLFLKASISNFQAGQFTKLALCETNKIKKIQRAYSFVNAPSNKNLEIYITRIPNGKLSNLLYNLKTGDNVFIKKNAFGFFVLKEIPNCETLWMFATGTAIGPYCSILQEGQDIERFKNIVLLHAVRYTNELVYLPLMKKLCEKYDGKLRIQTIISREKNNNSLLGRIPFLIKNRVIEKKIGLEINCKNSHVMLCGNPSMVKETYLLLNQERNMTKHLRKRKGNITMENYW; this comes from the coding sequence ATGAATCCATGGATTAATGCTCAAGTTTTAGAAATAAAAAAATGGACTAAAAATTTATTTAGTCTGTTTCTAAAAGCGTCGATATCAAATTTTCAAGCCGGTCAATTTACTAAACTAGCTTTATGTGAAACTAATAAAATAAAAAAAATTCAGAGAGCATACTCTTTTGTTAATGCTCCAAGTAATAAAAATTTAGAAATTTATATCACTCGTATTCCAAATGGAAAGTTAAGTAATCTTTTATATAATTTAAAAACTGGCGATAATGTATTCATTAAAAAAAATGCATTTGGATTTTTTGTTTTAAAAGAAATACCCAATTGTGAAACATTATGGATGTTTGCTACTGGAACTGCAATTGGACCTTATTGTTCTATTTTACAAGAAGGTCAAGATATTGAGCGATTTAAAAACATTGTTTTGTTACATGCTGTGAGATATACAAATGAGTTAGTTTATCTTCCTTTAATGAAAAAATTATGTGAAAAATACGATGGAAAATTAAGAATTCAAACTATAATCAGTAGAGAAAAAAATAACAATTCTTTATTAGGAAGAATTCCTTTTTTAATCAAAAACAGAGTAATAGAGAAAAAAATTGGATTAGAAATTAACTGTAAAAATTCACATGTTATGTTATGTGGAAATCCTTCGATGGTAAAAGAAACATATCTTTTACTCAACCAAGAAAGAAATATGACTAAACATTTAAGAAAAAGAAAAGGAAATATCACCATGGAAAATTACTGGTAA
- the epmA gene encoding elongation factor P--(R)-beta-lysine ligase: protein MERHWKPSASIKNLIKRAEIINDIRLFFLEKKILEVETPILSQSTVTDINLTPFETNYFFSENTSNKLKLWLITSPEYHMKRLLAAKSGPIYQICHSFRNQEYGTHHNPEFTMLEWYQISCSMETFIKQIDLFLQKILKSKKSKKISYQEVFIKYLNIDPFSTNVSELHKISKKFNLQYLTELEKNLHILIEMLFTLVIEPLLAKEDQPIFIYHFPIEQASLAAQNYKDNRIAERFEIFFKGIEIGNGFYELTDYLEHKKRLINDNKNRQKMNLPIRKIDNNFLSAIKHGLPLCSGVAIGIDRLIMIALNKKSINEVISFSFDRC, encoded by the coding sequence ATGGAACGTCATTGGAAACCGAGCGCTTCTATAAAAAACTTAATAAAAAGAGCAGAAATTATTAATGATATTCGATTATTTTTTTTAGAAAAAAAAATTTTAGAAGTAGAAACTCCAATATTATCTCAATCAACAGTTACAGATATAAATTTAACACCATTTGAAACTAATTATTTTTTTTCAGAAAATACATCAAATAAATTAAAATTATGGTTAATAACTAGTCCAGAATATCATATGAAGCGATTGTTAGCGGCTAAAAGTGGACCGATATATCAAATATGTCATAGTTTTAGAAATCAAGAGTATGGAACACATCATAACCCAGAATTTACTATGCTTGAATGGTATCAAATTTCATGTTCTATGGAAACATTCATTAAACAAATAGATTTATTTCTTCAAAAAATATTAAAATCTAAAAAATCAAAAAAAATTTCTTATCAAGAAGTATTTATAAAATATTTAAATATAGATCCCTTTTCTACCAATGTTTCTGAATTGCATAAAATTTCAAAGAAGTTTAATTTACAATATTTAACAGAATTAGAAAAAAATTTACATATATTAATAGAAATGTTATTCACTCTAGTAATAGAACCTCTTTTAGCAAAAGAAGATCAACCAATATTTATATATCATTTTCCTATAGAACAAGCTTCTCTGGCCGCTCAAAATTATAAAGATAATCGTATTGCAGAAAGATTTGAGATATTTTTTAAAGGAATAGAAATAGGAAATGGATTTTATGAACTTACAGATTATTTAGAACACAAAAAACGTTTAATTAATGATAATAAAAATAGACAAAAAATGAATTTACCTATAAGAAAAATAGATAATAATTTTTTAAGCGCAATCAAACATGGATTACCTTTGTGCTCAGGAGTAGCAATTGGTATAGATCGATTAATAATGATCGCATTAAATAAAAAAAGCATTAATGAAGTTATTTCGTTTTCATTTGATCGTTGTTAA
- the coaD gene encoding pantetheine-phosphate adenylyltransferase has translation MKKTAIYPGTFDPITYGHLDIITRAIKIFDNIIIAVSSSNLNKKTIFSLKERIQLTKLATLHFDNIKKIIGFNDLLANLAKKENTNILIRGVRTIFDFDYEIKLATINKQIYPELDSIFFLSSKETSFISSSFVKEIAKYKGDVKPYLPKEIHIAFLKKINNL, from the coding sequence ATGAAAAAAACAGCAATTTATCCAGGTACATTTGATCCGATTACATATGGACATTTAGATATTATAACTCGTGCAATAAAAATTTTTGATAATATAATTATCGCTGTTTCTTCGAGTAATTTAAACAAAAAAACTATTTTCAGTTTAAAAGAACGTATTCAATTAACTAAGTTAGCTACATTACATTTTGATAATATAAAAAAAATAATTGGTTTTAATGACTTATTAGCTAATTTAGCTAAAAAAGAAAATACTAATATTTTAATTAGAGGAGTTCGTACGATATTTGATTTTGATTATGAAATTAAATTAGCTACAATAAACAAACAGATATACCCCGAACTAGATAGTATTTTTTTTCTTTCATCTAAAGAAACTTCATTCATATCATCATCCTTTGTAAAAGAAATCGCAAAATATAAAGGAGATGTCAAACCATATCTACCAAAAGAAATACATATTGCATTTTTAAAAAAAATTAACAATTTATAA
- a CDS encoding class I SAM-dependent methyltransferase, with the protein MNIYLIIKNTNVRLQKIIKEHNIKHDENSSFALIINNNVLELYDRSKIYKKSIKVDFISKQNNYRCINFKKKNEALYKALGIKSNYFPSVVDATAGFGRDAFLISFWGCYVIMIERHPVIAALLKDGLQRACKNKNIGYWLKKRLHFIFYDSCKMLEMSIVQPDIVYLDPMYPINKKTSLPKKNMQCLRKIIKNNNDYKELLNISRKFARKRIVVKRPIHAEPLSNEKFTFSIGNKNHRFDIYLPFKKNRSTIK; encoded by the coding sequence ATGAATATATATCTAATTATAAAAAATACTAATGTCAGATTACAAAAAATAATCAAAGAACATAATATAAAGCATGACGAAAATTCTTCTTTTGCATTAATAATTAATAATAATGTATTAGAGTTATATGATCGCTCAAAAATATACAAAAAAAGTATTAAAGTTGATTTTATATCTAAACAAAATAATTACAGATGTATAAACTTTAAAAAAAAAAATGAAGCTTTGTATAAAGCATTAGGGATTAAATCAAACTATTTCCCTTCTGTTGTCGATGCCACAGCTGGATTTGGAAGAGACGCATTTTTAATTTCTTTTTGGGGATGCTATGTTATTATGATTGAACGTCATCCAGTAATTGCTGCTTTATTAAAAGATGGTTTGCAAAGAGCATGTAAAAACAAAAATATTGGATATTGGTTAAAAAAAAGACTACATTTTATTTTTTATGATAGTTGCAAAATGCTTGAAATGTCTATTGTTCAACCAGATATTGTTTATTTAGATCCTATGTATCCAATTAACAAAAAAACATCATTACCTAAAAAAAACATGCAGTGTTTACGAAAAATAATAAAAAATAATAATGATTATAAAGAATTATTAAACATTTCTAGAAAATTTGCAAGAAAAAGAATTGTTGTTAAAAGACCTATTCATGCTGAACCTTTGTCTAATGAAAAATTTACATTTTCGATTGGTAATAAAAATCATCGTTTTGATATATATTTACCTTTTAAAAAAAATAGAAGTACAATTAAATAA
- a CDS encoding inorganic phosphate transporter: MLYLFSYSDLNHSLFIFLALFFVLFYEAINGFHDTANAVSTLIYTRSMPANLAVIMSGIFNFLGVLLGGLTVAYAIVHLLPNDLLLNKNSEHALITVFSILCSAILWNLSTWYFCLPASSSHALIGAIIGVGLTNAIITGSSLVNALNISKILNVFLSLILSPIIGLVIAGSLIFLLRYITSKHNKFNQIHMTPFEYEEKEGKKNPPLSIKIALILSSIGVSYAHGANDGQKGIGLIMLVLISIVPSSFLINLNASKNEITYTKSALNHLYKYYSNKHVHIINKNDNKKLYLNFSEIIKNVKQTNILLNNIDNYNLLNVQKRFQLRHFLLCISNNIDQITSFNINKDEKFFLYKMKQDILKTIEYAPIWIITIIALSLSIGTMFGWKRIVVTIGEKIGKKRMTYAQAMSAQITASFSIGIASYTGIPVSTTHILSSSVAGSMLADGDRIQKTTMKNIIIAWVLTLPISILLSGILYWIALSLIA, encoded by the coding sequence ATGCTATATTTATTTTCTTATTCTGACTTGAATCATAGTTTATTTATTTTTTTAGCTTTATTTTTTGTTTTATTTTATGAAGCTATTAATGGTTTTCATGATACAGCAAATGCTGTATCGACTTTAATTTACACTAGATCCATGCCTGCCAATCTTGCAGTTATAATGTCTGGTATATTTAATTTTTTAGGAGTTTTACTTGGAGGTTTAACAGTAGCATACGCTATTGTTCATTTATTACCTAATGACTTGTTGTTAAATAAAAATTCTGAACATGCACTTATAACAGTTTTTTCTATTTTATGTTCTGCTATATTATGGAATTTATCTACTTGGTATTTTTGTTTACCTGCGTCTAGCTCACATGCTCTTATTGGAGCAATTATTGGCGTCGGTTTAACTAACGCAATTATCACAGGTTCTTCTTTAGTTAATGCATTAAACATATCTAAAATTTTAAATGTTTTTCTATCTTTAATTTTATCTCCTATTATAGGATTAGTTATTGCTGGAAGTTTAATATTTTTATTACGTTATATTACAAGTAAACATAATAAATTTAATCAAATTCATATGACTCCATTCGAATACGAAGAAAAAGAAGGAAAAAAAAATCCTCCACTTTCAATTAAAATCGCATTAATTTTATCATCTATTGGAGTTAGTTATGCACATGGAGCGAATGATGGTCAAAAAGGAATAGGATTAATTATGCTCGTACTTATTAGTATCGTACCATCTAGCTTTTTAATCAATTTAAATGCTTCAAAAAATGAGATCACTTACACAAAAAGCGCACTTAATCATTTATATAAGTATTATTCAAATAAACACGTACATATAATAAATAAAAATGATAATAAAAAATTATATCTTAATTTTTCTGAAATAATAAAAAATGTTAAACAAACGAATATTTTACTAAATAACATTGATAACTATAATCTTTTAAATGTACAAAAAAGATTTCAATTACGTCATTTTTTACTTTGTATTTCTAATAATATTGATCAAATTACTAGTTTTAATATTAATAAAGATGAAAAATTTTTTTTATATAAGATGAAGCAAGATATACTGAAAACTATAGAATATGCACCAATTTGGATAATAACAATTATCGCGCTATCTTTGTCGATAGGTACAATGTTTGGATGGAAACGTATAGTTGTGACTATTGGTGAAAAAATAGGCAAAAAAAGAATGACATATGCACAAGCTATGTCTGCTCAAATAACTGCTAGTTTTTCTATCGGAATAGCTAGTTATACAGGTATTCCCGTTTCCACAACACATATTCTTTCATCTTCAGTAGCAGGTTCAATGTTAGCTGATGGCGATAGAATTCAAAAAACTACTATGAAAAATATTATTATTGCTTGGGTATTAACTTTACCTATTTCGATTCTACTTTCTGGAATTTTATATTGGATAGCATTATCTTTGATAGCATAA
- a CDS encoding MFS transporter yields the protein MLKNQNIIEKKICIKQNKKKFNEIILCLFLGGFSSFSILYCVQSILPIFSKQFCLTASQSSLSLSATTATMAVGTLLTGIISDIIGRKLIMSASLLSASILTIICSCINNWHMIIILRALIGLSLSGVVAIAITYIVEEIHSSSLSFCIGLYISGNTIGGCSGRILSSIIAEHFSWNVSLFTIGVFSLILSFLFLFLLPSSKNFYPIPVDYKMFLNNFYLHLKNRILFTLFMIGFILMGSFVTIFNYIGYRLISKPFYLNTSSIGLLSIIYLTGVYTSPKAGILINKYNKTNILIISLLFMILGLLITQLNQIIIIILGLIIFSGGFFASHSIASSWVSAYAKSAKVQATSLYLFFYYLGSSIFGTFSGFFWFYSKWLGISIFMIIFLIYGIFLSLKLKKFN from the coding sequence ATCTTGAAAAATCAAAATATTATTGAAAAAAAAATATGCATTAAACAAAATAAAAAAAAATTTAATGAAATTATTTTATGTCTTTTTTTGGGGGGATTTTCTAGTTTTTCTATTTTATATTGTGTGCAATCAATTTTACCTATATTTTCGAAGCAGTTTTGTTTAACTGCTTCGCAAAGTAGTTTATCTTTATCTGCAACAACTGCAACTATGGCTGTAGGTACATTATTGACTGGTATTATATCAGATATAATTGGTCGAAAATTAATTATGTCTGCTTCTTTGTTAAGTGCATCAATTTTAACAATTATTTGTTCTTGTATAAATAACTGGCACATGATTATTATACTTCGTGCTTTAATAGGATTATCTTTAAGCGGAGTTGTTGCTATTGCTATTACATATATAGTTGAAGAAATTCATTCTAGTTCATTGTCATTTTGTATTGGATTATATATTAGTGGAAATACTATAGGTGGATGTTCTGGGAGAATTCTTAGTAGTATTATAGCCGAACATTTTTCATGGAATGTTTCATTATTTACCATTGGTGTCTTTTCATTAATATTATCTTTTTTATTTCTATTTCTTTTACCATCTTCGAAAAATTTTTATCCAATTCCTGTAGATTATAAAATGTTTTTAAATAACTTTTATTTACATTTAAAAAATCGAATATTATTTACTCTATTTATGATAGGTTTTATATTAATGGGAAGTTTTGTTACTATTTTTAATTATATCGGATATCGATTGATATCAAAACCATTTTACCTCAACACATCAAGTATAGGTTTATTATCTATTATTTATTTAACTGGGGTATATACTTCTCCTAAAGCTGGAATTTTAATAAATAAATACAATAAAACAAACATATTAATAATATCTCTTTTATTCATGATTCTAGGTTTGTTAATTACTCAGTTAAATCAAATTATAATCATTATTTTAGGATTAATAATCTTTTCAGGAGGATTTTTTGCTTCTCATTCCATTGCTAGCAGTTGGGTTAGCGCATACGCAAAATCCGCAAAAGTACAAGCTACTTCTTTATATTTATTTTTTTATTATTTAGGTTCAAGTATATTTGGAACGTTTAGTGGATTTTTTTGGTTTTATTCAAAATGGTTAGGAATTTCAATTTTTATGATAATTTTTTTAATTTACGGAATATTTTTATCTTTAAAATTAAAAAAATTTAATTAA
- the dapF gene encoding diaminopimelate epimerase, with amino-acid sequence MYLNINNKKKINFYKMHGLGNDFMVIESITQDFVLSSSKIKKLSNRNTGIGFDQLLLIEKSNNTKFDFHYRIFNSNGNEVEQCGNGARCVGLFLILKGFTNKKIINLSTNKKNIIINFISEDIIEVDMNEPVFEVKSITNSEKFRKHNFSVKIFNNHLLCSLVSIGNPHCVFQVESIKNAPVKNIGKIIEKESIFPDGINVGFMQILNKNHIKLRVYERNEGETQSCGSGACAAVAVGIVKKMLCHHVKVELLGGILSVKWKGFGNSLYMTGPAKYVYEGYIYI; translated from the coding sequence ATGTATTTAAATATTAACAATAAAAAAAAAATTAACTTTTATAAAATGCATGGTTTAGGTAATGATTTTATGGTTATTGAATCAATTACACAAGATTTTGTTTTATCCTCATCCAAAATAAAAAAATTATCAAATCGTAATACAGGAATAGGGTTTGATCAATTATTATTAATTGAAAAATCAAATAATACTAAATTCGATTTTCATTATCGTATTTTTAACTCAAATGGAAATGAAGTAGAACAATGTGGAAATGGAGCTAGATGTGTTGGATTATTTCTTATTTTAAAAGGTTTTACAAATAAAAAAATCATTAACCTTAGTACTAATAAAAAAAACATAATCATTAATTTTATTTCTGAAGATATTATTGAAGTCGATATGAATGAACCTGTTTTTGAAGTAAAATCAATAACAAATTCGGAAAAATTTCGGAAACATAACTTCTCAGTAAAAATATTTAATAATCATTTATTATGTAGTCTGGTTTCTATTGGTAACCCGCATTGTGTTTTTCAAGTAGAATCGATAAAAAACGCACCTGTCAAAAATATTGGTAAAATAATCGAAAAAGAATCTATTTTTCCCGATGGGATAAATGTAGGTTTTATGCAAATTTTAAATAAAAATCATATTAAATTAAGAGTTTATGAACGTAATGAAGGCGAAACTCAATCCTGCGGTAGCGGTGCATGCGCTGCAGTTGCAGTAGGAATTGTAAAAAAAATGCTTTGTCATCATGTTAAAGTGGAATTATTAGGTGGAATTTTATCAGTGAAATGGAAAGGTTTTGGAAATTCTTTATATATGACAGGACCAGCAAAGTATGTTTATGAAGGTTATATATATATATAA
- the cyaY gene encoding iron donor protein CyaY: MKRKIIYNQKNNFHELVNKLFLKIEDNLNLYVNKIDFDYEIQDYMISITFLNKSMIIINKQEFLKQIWLATKLNGYHFDYNIEQWICNRSNKNFWEIFQESFSIQSNNNVIFYNI; this comes from the coding sequence ATGAAAAGAAAAATAATTTATAATCAAAAAAACAATTTTCACGAGTTGGTAAATAAACTATTTCTTAAGATTGAAGATAATTTAAATTTATATGTTAATAAAATTGATTTTGATTATGAAATACAAGATTATATGATAAGTATTACTTTTTTAAATAAAAGCATGATCATTATTAATAAACAAGAGTTTTTAAAGCAAATTTGGCTAGCTACTAAATTAAATGGATATCATTTTGATTATAATATAGAGCAATGGATTTGTAATCGTAGTAATAAAAATTTTTGGGAAATATTTCAAGAATCTTTTTCAATACAATCTAATAACAATGTAATATTTTATAATATTTGA
- the hemC gene encoding hydroxymethylbilane synthase, which produces MKKKILRIATRKSPLALEQTKYVKKKILSLYPNLNIKLVPIVTHGDNILNKSLSKIGGKGLFIKELEFALLDNRADIAIHSMKDLPVHITKELCLVSICQRGNPLDSLVSNHYKSINQLPKGAIIGTSSLRRQCQLITYRPDLIVSPLRGNIETRIAKLDQGQYDAIILATEGLNRLHLKHRITQIIPAELSLPSCGQGAIGIQSRLHDKKILFFLSRLNHINTFIEISTERAFCQNLEAGCQIPIGSYAILKHNKIWLRGLIGSPDGAIILKGERFGWYETAQEMACSLANELLRNGAQKILDDIYLTKKLN; this is translated from the coding sequence ATGAAAAAAAAAATATTAAGAATTGCTACTAGAAAAAGTCCTTTAGCTTTAGAACAAACCAAGTATGTTAAAAAGAAAATATTATCTTTATATCCTAATTTGAATATAAAATTAGTCCCGATAGTAACACACGGAGATAATATTTTAAATAAGTCGCTTTCTAAAATTGGAGGAAAAGGGCTTTTTATTAAAGAATTAGAATTTGCTCTTCTTGATAATAGAGCTGATATCGCAATACATTCAATGAAAGATCTCCCTGTTCATATTACTAAAGAATTATGTTTAGTTAGTATATGTCAAAGAGGAAATCCATTAGATTCATTGGTGTCTAATCATTATAAATCTATTAATCAATTACCTAAAGGTGCAATAATTGGAACATCAAGTTTAAGAAGACAATGCCAATTAATAACTTATCGTCCTGACTTAATTGTTTCTCCCTTAAGAGGAAATATAGAAACAAGAATCGCTAAATTAGATCAAGGCCAATATGATGCAATAATTCTGGCGACCGAAGGATTAAATAGATTACATTTAAAACATCGAATTACTCAAATTATACCTGCAGAATTATCTCTTCCCTCATGCGGACAAGGAGCTATTGGAATACAATCTAGATTACATGATAAAAAAATATTATTTTTTTTATCTCGCTTAAATCATATCAATACTTTTATTGAAATTAGTACAGAACGTGCATTTTGTCAAAATTTAGAAGCAGGGTGCCAGATTCCCATTGGAAGTTATGCTATTCTCAAACACAATAAAATATGGCTACGAGGGTTAATAGGCTCGCCTGATGGCGCTATTATATTGAAAGGAGAAAGGTTCGGTTGGTATGAAACTGCTCAAGAAATGGCTTGCTCTTTAGCTAATGAATTACTTAGAAATGGCGCTCAGAAAATTCTTGATGATATCTATTTAACTAAAAAATTAAATTAA